Proteins found in one Thalassophryne amazonica chromosome 1, fThaAma1.1, whole genome shotgun sequence genomic segment:
- the gdap1 gene encoding ganglioside-induced differentiation-associated protein 1 isoform X2 — protein MKTSSVIRYRSWTTWNTSSMSAEGTPKLIPEEGSTYYHRVQHYRELLDSLQMDAYTHGCILHPEITVDSHIPAYAAACIRTQIGNTESELKKLAEQNPELKDAYMSKQRRLKSKLFDHDNMKYLKKLLDELENVMDQVETELQRRVEETPEEGNPSWLCGDFFSLADVSLAVTLHRLKFLGLSCRYWGNGTRMNLETYYERVVERPAFRRVLGHVNNILISAILPVAFRVARKNAPVIVGTTLLIGILGGATYLAFLYMKKKMTVFS, from the exons TGTCTGCAGAAGGCACTCCCAAGCTGATCCCAGAAGAGGGCAGTACATATTACCACAGAGTTCAGCACTACAGAGAGCTACTGGACTCACTGCAGATGGATGCCTACACTCACGGCTGCATCCTCCACCCCGAAATTACTGTGGACTCCCACATACCAGCGTATGCTGCCGCCTGCATTCGAA CACAGATCGGAAACACAGAGTCAGAGCTGAAGAAACTGGCAGAGCAGAACCCAGAGCTTAAAGACGCTTACATGTCGAAACAGAGACGCTTGAAG TCCAAGTTGTTTGACCATGACAACATGAAGTACCTTAAGAAGCTTCTGGATGAGCTGGAGAATGTGATGGACCAGGTGGAGACAGAACTGCAGAGAAGAGTGGAAGAGACACCAG AAGAAGGAAACCCGTCTTGGCTGTGTGGCGACTTCTTCAGTTTGGCAGATGTGTCTCTGGCTGTCACCTTACATCGCCTGAAGTTTCTCGGCCTCTCTTGCCGCTACTGGGGAAATGGTACCCGTATGAATCTGGAGACATACTACGAGCGTGTGGTGGAACGCCCAGCCTTCCGGAGGGTTCTGGGTCACGTCAACAACATCTTAATTTCAGCCATCCTTCCGGTAGCGTTTCGCGTGGCCCGGAAGAATGCACCAGTTATTGTTGGCACAACTCTGTTGATAGGGATTCTGGGAGGAGCTACGTACCTCGCTTTCCTTTACATGAAAAAGAAGATGACTGTCTTCAGCTGA